GCAATATTTTGACCATTTTGGTTGAACCTTTTTCTACCGCTTTCCATATCGCCTATTCAGTGCTTACATTTGGGTCGCTTACATTTGGGTCGGCACCCGAATCCAGAAGAAACTTGGCCATTTCAATATCATCATTTTCTACAGCGTAATTCAAAGCCGTTTTTCCTGCTCTCATGTAGTTGGGATTGGCTCCGTGTTTCAATAGAAGCTCAATGATTTTCATCCTGAATTTCGAACAATTAACTAAAAAAGGGCTCCCATCCTTGGTATAATGAGGTTTACCGAAAACAACACCATCCAAGGAAAGAAGCACCTTCAAGGTGAAGTGTACGCTCAAACAGGCGACCTCCCATGAGGGAAGCAAATCGTTGCTCGCGTACCTGGAAAAAATCCAACTGGAACGAGTCTTTCAACGGATTAGCTTGACCAAAGGCGGCAACTCCTTGTTCTCGTTTGCCAAAATTCTGCTCTATCTGCTCGTCGGTTGGTTGCTCGGAGGAAACCCTCCGACTCCTCCCTGCCGACCGTCGTGTCAAGTTTGCCCGCTTCGATAAAGGATTTGCTGGGGAGGACTTCTATCAATTCTGGGAACAACGCAAG
The sequence above is drawn from the Insulibacter thermoxylanivorax genome and encodes:
- a CDS encoding ankyrin repeat domain-containing protein; protein product: MSVHFTLKVLLSLDGVVFGKPHYTKDGSPFLVNCSKFRMKIIELLLKHGANPNYMRAGKTALNYAVENDDIEMAKFLLDSGADPNVSDPNVSTE